A section of the Triticum dicoccoides isolate Atlit2015 ecotype Zavitan chromosome 7A, WEW_v2.0, whole genome shotgun sequence genome encodes:
- the LOC119329319 gene encoding putative methylesterase 14, chloroplastic: MGNAFACMPRKEHRGAAAVSRSKRMGSARPPRGGAAKLTPAEEELLHRQALAMAIHQHLDAGGSMSRRIDAGGGSMSRRIGPGSTSSRRHGNLPDSVTNAKAVQIVLENLETKKVVLVHGEGFGAWCWYKTISLLEEAGLDPVALDLTGSGIDHTDTNGIATLEEYSKPLIDYLSKLPENEKVVLVGHSCGGASVSYALEHCPNKISKAVFLTATMVKDSQRPFDVFSEELASADVFLQESQYLLYGNGKDKPPTGLRFDKQQIKGLYFNQSPSKDIALATVSMRPIPLAPIMEKLSLTAENYGSVCRYFIQTLDDRMLSPDVQEKLVRESPPDGIFKIKGGDHCPFFSKPQSLHKILLEIVQIQAPGALFPGKAETLEEEEESAEKSS; the protein is encoded by the exons ATGGGCAACGCGTTCGCGTGCATGCCGCGCAAGGAGCACCGGGGCGCGGCCGCGGTGTCGCGCAGCAAGCGCATGGGGAGCGCGCGCCCGCCGCGCGGCGGGGCGGCCAAGCTCACGCcggcggaggaggagctgctgcaCCGCCAGGCGCTCGCCATGGCCATCCACCAGCACCTCGACGCCGGAGGCTCCATGTCGCGCCGCATCGACgccggcggcggctccatgtcccgCCGAATCGGCCCCGGCTCCACCAGCTCCCGGCGAcacggcaacctcccggactccgtcACCAATGCCAAGGCT GTCCAAATTGTTTTAGAGAACTTAGAAACCAAGAAAGTCGTTCTTGTCCATGGGGAAGGATTTGGCGCTTGGTGTTGGTACAAGACCATCTCCCTGTTGGAGGAAGCTGGTCTCGATCCTGTTGCCTTAGACCTCACAGGCTCTGGCATAGACCACACTGATACAAACGGCATAGCTACATTGGAAGAGTactccaagccactaattgattacCTCAGTAAACTCCCTGAGAACGAGAAG GTAGTTTTGGTCGGTCATAGTTGTGGAGGTGCAAGTGTGTCGTATGCCCTAGAACACTGCCCAAATAAGATCTCCAAGGCCGTATTCCTTACCGCCACAATGGTAAAGGATAGCCAGAGACCCTTCGACgtgttctctgaagag CTCGCGTCGGCAGATGTTTTCTTGCAAGAATCACAGTATTTACTTTACGGAAATGGGAAGGACAAGCCTCCAACTGGGCTCAGGTTTGACAAACAGCAGATCAAGGGGTTATATTTCAACCAAAGTCCTTCCAAG GATATCGCACTGGCCACTGTGTCCATGCGGCCCATCCCCTTGGCCCCGATCATGGAGAAGCTCTCCCTCACGGCGGAGAACTACGGCAGCGTCTGCCGCTACTTCATTCAGACGCTGGACGACAGGATGCTGTCGCCCGACGTCCAGGAGAAGCTGGTCCGGGAGAGCCCGCCTGACGGCATCTTCAAGATAAAGGGCGGCGACCACTGCCCCTTCTTCTCGAAACCGCAGTCCCTCCACAAGATCCTTCTCGAGATCGTGCAGATCCAAGCGCCGGGGGCGCTGTTCCCGGGCAAAGCAGAAACcctagaagaagaagaggagagcgcCGAGAAATCATCATGA